CAGCGCGATGTCGACCTGCTGGCGGGGCGTGTCGACGCCCTCGAGGTCGGGCAGGAGCAGGCCGCGCCGCCAGCCGCTCGTCACGATGACCCCGTACGTGCGCGGGTCGAGGTCGTCGAACGAGCAAGGCTCGGCCTCGTGCAGTACGTCGACCTTCACGTCGAGGTCGGCGAGTTCGCTGGGCTCCAGCGGCGGGAACCGCGGGTCCGACAGCGCCGCCTCGATGGCGTTGTGCGCGACCTCCTCGGCCAGCGTTGCGCGCGTGGGCCCGATGGTGCCGATGCAGCCGCGCAGCTCGCCGTGCGTATGCAGGCTCACGAACGCGCCCGCGCGCTGGGGCAGTGAGGGGTCGTCGAGATGAAGCGACACCGGTGGCCGACCGCCCCGGACGTGCGCCTCGATGGCTGCGCGCGCGAGCGCGGGCAGCGCGCCCTCGGGCTGACCCGGGGCGCCGCCTTTGGCCCCCGCGTCCGGCGTGGGATCGAGGCGCGCGAGAAGTCCGGGCGTGCCGGCGACAGCGGTGAGGTAGCCGATGCCCCAGGGGCCCTCGTACGCGAGCACGCGTGCCTCGGCAACCTCGCCCAGGAAGCCGCCGAGGGCGACGAACGACCGCAGGCCGCACTCCCCGCCCTCCTCGACCATCACCGGGTCGAGGCGCGACAGCGCGGCGAAGTCGGATGCCGCCACGGCGCTGCGGATAGCGTCGTCGAGCTCGGCGCCGTGCGGCGAGTACGGGTACGGCCCGTCGTGCGTGAGCCGAT
The window above is part of the Actinomycetota bacterium genome. Proteins encoded here:
- the amrA gene encoding AmmeMemoRadiSam system protein A, with the translated sequence MHMTREAFGIIAPHPPIMVPAVGGADADVTAASADALAVASRMLERFAPDTLVVMSPHAPGASNAFAVETAAETSGSLRLFGAPGAALRFAGDPEFAAALLDELDEAGIPAVGRGDMPRLDSGTLDHGVIVPMSFLAPDAPCPVLVLALSGLALDAHEAFGRVVSAVAASLGRRVAFVASGDCSHRLTHDGPYPYSPHGAELDDAIRSAVAASDFAALSRLDPVMVEEGGECGLRSFVALGGFLGEVAEARVLAYEGPWGIGYLTAVAGTPGLLARLDPTPDAGAKGGAPGQPEGALPALARAAIEAHVRGGRPPVSLHLDDPSLPQRAGAFVSLHTHGELRGCIGTIGPTRATLAEEVAHNAIEAALSDPRFPPLEPSELADLDVKVDVLHEAEPCSFDDLDPRTYGVIVTSGWRRGLLLPDLEGVDTPRQQVDIAL